A window of the Vanessa cardui chromosome 27, ilVanCard2.1, whole genome shotgun sequence genome harbors these coding sequences:
- the LOC124540941 gene encoding histone H1.1, embryonic-like, whose protein sequence is MSSDGSDIEMQSALPKKTFKKAPKSPTADILKKQEVKKLSTKEMINQALIDLKSRKGTSLYAIKKYLEEKYHVDVEKNNYLIKKYLKASVEIGTIVQTKGVGATGSFKLAAGKDKLEKTKKKKEKKSEKTEKSKPEKTKTKKKVESNDENKKVAKKMPKKVEISKNEATDKKEKDVTKKSKNKKEKVVKSKASKMAKGMQTPAKKRAAMMKRKSIGSIIKPPKMKPKAAA, encoded by the coding sequence ATGTCGTCAGATGGGTCGGACATCGAAATGCAATCGGCGTTAccgaaaaaaacatttaaaaaagcaCCAAAAAGTCCAACAGCGGATATCTTAAAGAAGCAAGAAGTAAAAAAGTTAAGTACGAAGGAAATGATTAATCAAGCCTTGATCGATCTGAAAAGTCGCAAAGGGACATCACTGTACGCCATTAAGAAATACCTCGAAGAGAAATATCACGTTGATgttgagaaaaataattatttaatcaagaaatatttaaaagcaaGCGTTGAAATCGGAACTATAGTACAAACCAAAGGCGTTGGAGCCACCGGTTCATTTAAACTGGCAGCCGGCAAAGATAAATTAGAGAAAAcgaagaaaaagaaagaaaagaaatctGAAAAGACAGAAAAATCAAAGCCGGAGAAAACTAAAACGAAAAAGAAAGTTGAATCGaacgatgaaaataaaaaagtagcaAAGAAAATGCCGAAGAAAGTTGAAATCTCAAAAAACGAAGCaacagataaaaaagaaaaagacgTCACGaagaaatctaaaaataaaaaagagaaagTTGTCAAATCGAAAGCAAGCAAGATGGCGAAAGGCATGCAAACTCCCGCCAAAAAACGGGCCGCCATGATGAAGAGAAAAAGCATTGGTTCGATTATCAAACCGCCTAAAATGAAGCCGAAGGCCGCTGCCTAA